A portion of the Ferrimonas lipolytica genome contains these proteins:
- the secE gene encoding preprotein translocase subunit SecE gives MSTNTEDQGNSMDIVKWGLVVVLVAAAVIGNQYFDTYSVLYRAIAVVVAMAVALFVAAQTVKGKAAWAFTQEARLEVRKVVWPSRQETTQTTLIVFAVTALVAFCVWLLDMGLVKIVNLITGV, from the coding sequence ATGAGTACCAATACAGAAGACCAAGGCAACTCCATGGACATCGTTAAATGGGGTTTGGTTGTCGTTTTAGTTGCGGCAGCCGTGATTGGCAACCAATATTTTGATACGTACTCGGTACTGTATCGTGCGATCGCCGTTGTTGTAGCGATGGCTGTTGCATTGTTCGTTGCTGCGCAAACCGTCAAAGGTAAGGCAGCATGGGCTTTCACTCAGGAAGCTCGTTTAGAAGTGCGTAAAGTGGTGTGGCCATCTCGTCAAGAGACCACCCAAACTACGCTGATTGTTTTCGCTGTTACCGCTCTAGTTGCTTTCTGTGTATGGCTGCTAGATATGGGTTTGGTGAAAATCGTAAACCTGATTACAGGGGTATAA